One Rosa chinensis cultivar Old Blush chromosome 3, RchiOBHm-V2, whole genome shotgun sequence DNA window includes the following coding sequences:
- the LOC112194374 gene encoding uncharacterized mitochondrial protein AtMg00810-like — translation MAKPQGFIDHVHPDYVCLLRKSLYGLKQAPRAWNEKFTSFLPSLGFTFSHSDPSLFIRHTTGGMIALLLYVDDIVITGSDSTGIHEVISELSMVFDMKDLGTLTYFLGLEVAKVQHGIFMSQTKYAKDLLAKTGMDTIKSCSSPCLPHYQMTKDQGTPLKDPTVYKSIVGALRYLTFTRPDIAYAVNTVCQFMTNPTDVHYAAVKRILRYLQGTLHKGLFYSSTGAVNNTVNVKAFCDADWAREVIQKRFTTGFVVYIGLCPVSWQSKKQGTVSRSLTKSEYRSLANTAAEISWIRHLLCELKIKIPRAPLLKCDNLSALALASNPVFHSKIKHLDNDFHFVRERVQHNDLCLEYVPTIEQTADILTKGLPSPIFRTHCVNLRLVTLAELEEGC, via the coding sequence ATGGCTAAACCCCAAGGCTTCATTGATCATGTGCATCCCGATTATGTGTGCTTGTTAAGAAAATCTCTCTATGGCCTAAAGCAAGCTCCAAGAGCATGGAATGAGAAGTTTACTAGTTTTCTGCCAAGCCTAGGATTCACTTTCTCTCATTCTGATCCAAGTCTCTTTATTAGGCATACTACAGGAGGAATGATTGCTTTGCTActgtatgttgatgatatagTAATTACAGGTTCAGATTCAACAGGCATTCATGAGGTTATATCTGAGCTCAGTATGGTGTTTGACATGAAGGATCTAGGTACTTTAACATACTTTCTTGGATTGGAAGTAGCCAAAGTTCAACATGGTATATTTATGAGTCAGACTAAGTATGCCAAGGACCTTCTTGCCAAGACAGGAATGGATACTATTAAATCCTGTAGCTCCCCATGCCTTCCTCACTATCAAATGACAAAGGACCAAGGTACTCCTCTCAAGGATCCCACTGTGTACAAAAGTATTGTAGGTGCTTTACGGTATCTAACATTCAcacgaccagacattgcatatgcTGTCAATACTGTGTGTCAATTCATGACAAATCCTACAGATGTACATTATGCTGCAGTCAAAAGAATCTTAAGGTACTTACAAGGGACATTACATAAAGGATTGTTCTATAGCTCTACTGGTGCCGTGAACAACACTGTGAATGTTAAGGCCTTctgtgatgctgattgggctaGAGAAGTCATACAGAAGCGCTTTACCACTGGATTTGTTGTGTATATTGGTTTATGTCCTGTGTCATGGCAGTCTAAGAAGCAAGGTACTGTGTCACGAAGCTTAACAAAATCTGAATACAGGAGTCTAGCCAACACTGCTGCTGAGATTAGCTGGATCAGACACTTGCTATGTGAATTGAAGATCAAGATTCCTCGCGCTCCTTTGCTCAAATGTGACAACTTGTCAGCTTTGGCCTTGGCGTCCAATCCAGTCTTTCACTCTAAGATTAAACATTTGGATAATGACTTCCATTTTGTTCGAGAACGTGTGCAACACAATGATCTTTGCTTAGAATATGTTCCCACTATAGAGCAGACTGCTGATATTTTGACAAAAGGGCTGCCTTCTCCTATCTTTAGAACACACTGTGTCAATCTCAGGCTAGTAACCCTAGCTGAGCTTGAGGAGGGGTGTTAG
- the LOC112191613 gene encoding uncharacterized protein LOC112191613 — protein sequence MGSPNVRNSTPNESPGNGLPVEKIPEENSDFDRAVSLSLKTAEQEKAIREMQLNDRNQDPGVYSTRKQGRSSQQNGAEVVEQQLVSEESKRDGGSHLQQGKLVAHSDVDDEYLASHLADKEKEMNVVHEAATCQLKGDVSKRIEPMVVYNDKKAKILNITRIQGNSCILDSVVCP from the exons ATGGGTTCTCCGAATGTGCGAAACAGTACTCCCAAT GAATCTCCTGGTAATGGGCTTCCGGTTGAGAAAATTCCTGAAGAAAATTCAGATTTTGATCGTGCAGTTTCGTTGTCCTTGAAG ACAGCAGAACAAGAGAAAGCAATACGTGAGATGCAGCTGAACGACAGGAATCAAGATCCAGGAGTTTATAGTACACGGAAG CAAGGAAGGTCATCACAGCAAAATGGAGCTGAAGTTGTAGAGCAGCAATTAGTTAGTGAAGAGTCTAAGCGTGATGGTGGTAGTCATCTTCAACAGGGAAAACTGGTAGCTCACAGTGATGTG GATGATGAGTATCTTGCATCCCACTTAGCtgataaagagaaagaaatgaaTGTTGTCCATGAAGCTGCAACTTGTCAGTTGAAGGGAGATGTCAGCAAAAGAATCGAGCCAATGGTAGTGTACAATG ATAAGAAGGCCAAAATCTTAAATATTACTAGGATACAGGGAAACAGTTGCATTCTTGATTCTGTCGTGTGTCCTTGA